From the Oceanobacillus kimchii X50 genome, the window ACCATAATTGCAGCTCCTTCCATTGCTTGTTAACTGAATACCATTTTAGCATAGTCAAACAAAAAAACGTAGACAAGAGTCTACGTTTCCAATAGTTTATATGAATTATTTCATCTAAGTAAAGAAAACCCGCTTATTCTGCCCACAGAAAGTTAATATTTCTTCAAGGAACTGAGACAAACAAAAGGAAGATAGCTAAATTAGCGTAAGAAATATACGGAGACTCCTTGAAAATCAAAAATCGATTTTCTGCTTGCGATGCAATGGTGTCGATGCCTCCCATGTCCTGTGGGAGTGAGGCATAGTTGAGACCCCCAATGCATAAGCATCCGGAGGCTCACCAGCCACCGATGGATAAGCGGAGTATATTTCTGAAGCGGGATTTCAAACCCTATTGCGTAAATACTTTTGTCTCTCCATTGTCCCAAAATTATCGAACGGAGTCTCTTACTAAACTATTTAAAATCATTGTAATTAAGGAAATAATAATCGAAGCAATAATAGCAATTCCAAAACCATCAATCACAAATGAAGAACCTATCAACGCTTGAGTTATCATTAACGTAATCGCATTAATCACTATTAAAAACAATCCAAAGGTAACTATTGTTATAGGTAACGTTAAAATCACTAAAATTGGCTTCACAATTATATTTAAAATAGCTAATATAAAACTTGCTAAAACAGCTGTGCCAAATCCTTCTAAATGAAACGAGTCAAATAATTGAGCAACAGCTATTAATGCAACAGCATTTAAAATTAACGAAACAATCCATCTAATAATCATTAATAGATATCCTCTTTAGGCATAATCATCGCAACAGCGATATAAATTAGCGAAAGTGTAAAGAAACTAGGAATAAGTAAAATAATAAAGCCAATACGTAAAATCGTGGAATCAATATTAAAATAATTTCCTAATCCTCCAAATACACCCGCTACATACTTATCTGAATCTGAACGAAATATCTTTTTCATGTTATACCTCCTACTCACTTATATTTATACATATACCCGTTTTTTCTATTTATATATACGTAAAAAGAGGTATAAAGTTTCATTTTCGATTATTAATAAATTTCATAATAAGATATTTTATATAAAATCCAAATGTTGATCTCTTTGATTTCCATTTAAATCGGTTTTTCCCAACAGGACTGGTTTCCAACTAACCAGGGAAAGAAAAATTCTTTCCGTTTTTAAAATGGAATTTTGCAATTATGAAATTGACTTATTTATCAAATTGCCAAATATAGAATCTTTCCTTACCAAAGTTTGCTACAATTTCTCTACGCTCTTGCTCATCTAATTCATCCAACATTTTAAATTTGCCAAACATCCCTGCTACTTGAGAGTCATGAGATAAAATAGCTTCTAACTTTTTCCCAAAAAATTCATTAACATCTGTTATCACATCTGGACTCCCTAGATCCAACTCATAATCATTGGAAATAGCTTGAGCCCATACAGTTGGACGTTCATTAGGATCCATTAAACGAACTGCCTCTATGGCCGCTGCCCCGAGCGCATTATGATCAGGATGAACAGCATAATCAGGATAATGCGTGATCACAAGTGTTGGACGAATATCTTCTAATATTCCTTTTAAACGTTCGGC encodes:
- a CDS encoding PspC domain-containing protein — translated: MKKIFRSDSDKYVAGVFGGLGNYFNIDSTILRIGFIILLIPSFFTLSLIYIAVAMIMPKEDIY
- the bshB2 gene encoding bacillithiol biosynthesis deacetylase BshB2 codes for the protein MEKHVVVIYPHPDDESFGAAGSMAKFRSEGIPVTYLCGTLGQMGRNMGDPTFANRETLPEIRKSELIKACDALDVDLQMLGYRDKTIEFEDRTEVAERLKGILEDIRPTLVITHYPDYAVHPDHNALGAAAIEAVRLMDPNERPTVWAQAISNDYELDLGSPDVITDVNEFFGKKLEAILSHDSQVAGMFGKFKMLDELDEQERREIVANFGKERFYIWQFDK
- a CDS encoding phage holin family protein, whose protein sequence is MIIRWIVSLILNAVALIAVAQLFDSFHLEGFGTAVLASFILAILNIIVKPILVILTLPITIVTFGLFLIVINAITLMITQALIGSSFVIDGFGIAIIASIIISLITMILNSLVRDSVR